In one Lolium rigidum isolate FL_2022 chromosome 3, APGP_CSIRO_Lrig_0.1, whole genome shotgun sequence genomic region, the following are encoded:
- the LOC124698293 gene encoding E3 ubiquitin ligase PQT3-like, giving the protein MAVYYRYRSGVDTFSLPVAAPSISVGEVKRLIMGTSRHGHGRTRGRGPREGIAISDAQTGEEYTDDSALVRRNTTVVVRRVAGPPADAIVSTPTQRPKATQDGGGSSSESSASAGAEEDDEAKAISAVIDAAELKWEGPSRYNHRGAVYHGPAPHAGYVCRRCRVPGHFIQHCPTNGDARFDFGNATSVLPPAPVAPVDDDDGVPADLHCKICKKVMEDAVLTSKCCFSSFCDRCIRAHIVANSKCVCGAPARADDLIPNLALRTTISNILAARASNTSGEITEKQSPAASQHSQVSSKKGAASEDHDRSESTSNPAAAPEPRKKEQETKDSVGARAANHAGHQYGCYDAPPFAPACYDAAFFGGMPWSADPSMYYGYGGTPYAYGGSGYPMAPHHVDAMGNMTASYGYQRERFDGRKRTGFDDQRQHDRGFKRRCGGSRSQVALVLT; this is encoded by the coding sequence ATGGCGGTGTACTACCGGTACAGGAGCGGCGTGGACACGTTCTCTCTTCCTGTCGCGGCGCCCTCCATTTCCGTCGGCGAGGTGAAGCGCCTAATCATGGGGACTagccgccacggccacggccggACGCGCGGCCGGGGTCCCAGAGAGGGCATCGCGATCTCCGACGCGCAGACCGGCGAGGAGTACACGGACGACAGCGCGTTGGTCCGGCGCAACACGACGGTGGTTGTGCGCCGAGTCGCCGGGCCTCCGGCCGATGCCATCGTGTCGACACCCACTCAACGCCCCAAGGCGACGCAAGACGGCGGCGGCTCTTCGTCGGAGTCGAGCGCGTCGGCgggagccgaggaggacgacgaggccaaGGCTATCAGCGCGGTGATCGACGCCGCGGAACTCAAGTGGGAGGGGCCGTCTCGTTACAATCACCGTGGCGCAGTATACCATGGGCCGGCGCCGCATGCCGGCTACGTTTGCCGCAGGTGCCGCGTCCCGGGCCACTTCATCCAGCACTGCCCCACCAACGGCGACGCGAGATTCGACTTCGGGAACGCGACGTCGGTGCTTCCGCCTGCTCCGGTGGCAccagtcgacgacgacgacggcgtcccCGCGGATCTCCactgcaagatttgcaagaaggtGATGGAAGACGCGGTGCTGACGAGCAAGTGCTGCTTCAGCAGCTTCTGCGACAGGTGCATCAGAGCCCACATCGTTGCCAACTCCAAGTGCGTGTGCGGGGCGCCGGCGCGCGCAGACGATCTGATCCCCAACCTGGCGCTGCGCACAACCATCTCCAACATCCTCGCCGCCAGGGCCAGCAACACTTCCGGTGAAATAACTGAAAAACAGAGTCCGGCGGCCTCGCAACACAGCCAAGTTTCTTCCAAGAAGGGTGCCGCCTCGGAGGACCACGACAGAAGCGAATCGACGTCGAATCCAGCTGCGGCGCCTGAGCCAAGAAAGAAGGAGCAGGAGACCAAGGACTCAGTGGGAGCGCGCGCCGCCAACCATGCCGGTCATCAGTACGGCTGCTACGATGCTCCTCCATTTGCCCCGGCATGCTACGATGCCGCTTTCTTTGGTGGGATGCCGTGGTCAGCCGATCCTTCCATGTACTACGGCTACGGCGGCACGCCTTACGCTTACGGTGGCTCTGGTTACCCAATGGCCCCGCACCATGTCGACGCCATGGGCAACATGACAGCTTCGTATGGCTACCAGCGCGAACGTTTCGATGGCAGGAAGAGGACGGGATTCGACGATCAGAGGCAGCATGACCGTGGTTTCAAGAGAAGATGCGGTGGGAGCAGATCACAGGTCGCGTTAGTACTGACGTGA